Within Dreissena polymorpha isolate Duluth1 chromosome 13, UMN_Dpol_1.0, whole genome shotgun sequence, the genomic segment CTTGGATAAGTGACTTGCAAGAATCCGGCATACAACCAAACGCCATCAAAAATGGTAAGTAATTTAAGTCTCTTTCATTAAAAGTGCATATATTTACGTAAAATTGGGTGTTTTTTTCAATCATTAAGTGTCAATCACATTGATTTACAGCTTACTTTTTGAGGATTTTTGTATGCATTTCACTTCACTTAACTTCGGATTGTTTAATTCGGATATCTTAAATAACTATTTACCAATCTAATAAAACGgttgaataaatttaatattgCTTAAAAGCTTTATAATCTTAACATTGCGTTTATAAGACTATGCATGGCTTTATTCCTGCCTTTTTGAAGGAATCTTTCGCTCCTCTTTTTATCAAAAAGTTTGTGAAAAAATGGTTTACAATTTTTGAAAATCTAGGTATGAACTTGTAAAGATGTGCAGTCCTtccttaaattaaaaattatttgcaGCCAGGAAGGTCCTATAATCATGTAGCCTTTGCCGGCCTGGACTGATCATTTCCGGCCCAAGAAAGAAAAATGATTCTGGCGGTTATGCAAAGTTTGCAAATGGCTTTGGTCTCATTTATCAATTTGTTGCTAAGTTACCAAGATTTGTTATAAAAAGCAGATCACTGTAGTTGGAAGTagtgtatgttttgtttttgtttttatttggaggggggggggtgaagaaaagtatttttcaatttttgtagaAATGACATAATtgtttcccaatccaaaggaccTAAGCCCCATTCCGAAATGTTGAAAAAATACTACGTGAGGTATGGTGTACGGTCTTTTCTCCCCCTGGTCTTTTCTCCCCCTTGGACATTTCTGCCCCTAGTCGTTTCACCTCCTAataccctagtcttttctccttCCAGCATATTTCATGCTGGGGGATTAATCTGCACTTTTAACACCTCTATTGATATACTTGATTAGTCACTGATTGAATTATCAATGTTAATTCAACCAGTGATCAATCAAGCTCATTGATAGAGACAGGAAGTTTATCATtgcttcattttcattatttgtgaatgaaaTAGATTGAGTGTGTTTATgtcatttcaacattttaattttaaattaatttaaacagtctttgcatttatttgaaatttagtgTTTTTAggttgtatttttttaacatttatacttattagccaatacttaaaaattattaacaataaagtaactaagaattatatttcaaaataaatccatacattaatttgaattaagtatgtacttttttttaacatattctaAGCTACTTTTTATTTACTTATGCCAAAGTATGTATGTACAAAATGCAAAAAGTTACTAGATTATTcaagtgaattattttttttaattaaactgctAAAGATTTAGATcacaatttaaatgataaaaaaatatgaagaattaaaaattgtaataatataattttagaagTTAGATCTATACCAAGACATGTTTTCAGTATTAAAAcgcatataatattattaaaaataactgatcagatataaaacaaaacacacttttttaactGCACTGATTCACATTTACCGGTACtcatctatatattatatataatattgatataacTAAAATGCTCCTTCATTAACCATATTTCAATCACATACTTCATTTTCTCCTACCTAAAtatacagataataaaaaaaatgttgggaggagaaaagactagggttTGGGAGGAGAAAAGACCAGGGGAGAAACGTCCAGGGGGAGAAAAGACTGGAAATCATGAGGTATTTGTCTGTGTAAATGGTATCTGCTTATTTAGAATACCTAAACATTTAGAAATAACAGGCTTCCTTTTTTTCAGTCTATTATGTCCTACAATGGTGCGGCTGTAATGGCCATGAAAGGGAAAGAGTGTGTGGCCATTGCTGCTGACAGAAGGTTTGGTATTCAGGCTCAGACTATCAGCACAGAATTTGATAAAATCTTCCAGATGGGACCCAGACTTTTTGTTGGTCTTCCAGGATTGGCCACAGATGTACAGACAGTGTACGTTGCTatgaaatatttgattattatttcagatgttttatttagAGAATAACTGATGtttcttttcaaaattgtatcacacatttgtaagattttaacgctcatttgaaaattaatttgatattttgttgaTTTATGTTTGACATTGCTAATTTAAGATTAAATTTTGCAGATGAATTCAGCGCCTATTTAGATTTTTTATGCACGCAAGTGTCGACATTTTCCCTTTGTGGTAAACAAAAGTAAAACCTGTACTTTCGGTAGTTTTCTCACTGTACGGTTTCCGGTGGCAGCAGAAACCTTACTTTATGTAACAGAGGCCCATGAAaggacagacagtttatttcaatccaataaggcatttaagcccacgaggacatatatacagtgcaagtgttgacgaacagtgtagactagaatacaaaattttaacaaaagttgtagttgtttgtttccaacatttggagaagatcactttgagaacaatatttcaaaaagcatacatgcaagataattctggaacgttctctaagcatttaaccaatctattttaaactataatacaatatgttcttatcttagaggtttttcaatcaactactttgggtagtatagctgcctatatttattttgtccttGTATCGATTACTGGATGATATTCTATTTACAATGTAGAAACATAGAAATCGGCTtttaaaatgtagcatacatttatcctaatttgtttcgtaccatcaaatatcatcatataagcatgatagtatgctgtttaaaggaagccttttagggctgtattctaaacatatacatcgatttaacaaacaatgacaaaagagtagttatatatacacatttacataagtatgccatattacaccactttatcctgcattaaatggtttctctacatcggcctcttcggatatgtttataaatttagttcaattttactattacgaaaacaagtaaaataaccaatcgcaaagaaacctttaaatacaaaaatataatatagtttaatcatttaacatgtatgagttatataTCTATCACAGATGGTATTTTAACATTTATGGAATTAACATTAAGAGTGCCATAGATATATATGTCTTACCGAAACAAAAATGTAAGTCTGATATCATAGGCAACTGCTATcactaacatctgtacttaacaatttatatccacttttcatatatttgtcttaccgaaagaaacatgtaagacaaatattgtgGAAACTAGACTTATAATGACatgttataatacattaattgtaagATCTTGAACTACATTATGATTTAACGAGTAAGACAGACATTATAGATGTTTTtgtcatatctattcatacgatagaATATTACcatttaaatatacaaatttgacaaaaagaaAAAGTTTTTAACACATTAACAATCAGATAAGattgttacaaaataaaacaaaagtaattattgtttataacaaaaacaaacatcaatagataataagcacatttatgtttttatttgcaaGTGATTTTATaggataaaaaaacaacaacaacacaatttgaaaacATTCAAATATGCTTAATTTAgaactttataaaataaaattatatacacaTAACTGTTCTTATTAAAAAACCAACAACACTACTTATCAGTActtgaaatgtatttatattttcatatgttttgACTGGAAATTGATTTGCAAAATCAATTTCCATATACAGAAATTATTTGAAACAAGAATTttgttatgtttgaatatgccttCAAATAAAGAACTATATTTTTAAGTACCAATATATAGAGACTTATTTTTAAGTCATTAGGCATTCAGAGCTACATCCAAAGTTGTCTTATATTCaacactaggaactccactgtatattattttatgcatttatacAACGCTATGGCTGAATGGGTTATTGTATGTGTTAATTTCAATGAGCTTATCCTAAATCATCAGACGTTTCGTGCAAAAAAATGCCAAGCaagaaattgcattttttcccaaaatggcaaggaaaaggACTGCTTTTCATTTACCAAATGAGCTACTTAAgcaatattttttcccaaaataatgaaattatgaaGAGAAAAATTCCTGGGTGTTGTCTTTTATGACAAAGTTCAGGTTCACCCCTATGTCTGTTTCCTAATAAGGatatcatatgatttaattttcaatttaaaagtACCCCTGCgtttaaatgtcaaaatatattatcattttaTACTTGTTTTAACTCTGGGATAGAAATTTATAAGGgacacatttaatttaaataaaatcaagcCAAATGTAAACTGTTGGTATAAGACCCTGTGCTTTCAAAAAATAATCCCGCATACTTACTCTGATCTGTCCTTATTCAGTGATCATACCATGCAAAACCTACACATATAAATGTTAACAGTTAGTTTCACATGTAAAATTTAATTTCAGTGCTCAGCGTTTGAAGTTTCGATTGAATCTTTATGAGCTGAAGGAAAACAGAAGAGTGAAGCCTAAAACCTTCCTAAGCATGGTTTCTAATCTGCTCTACAGTAGAAGGTACATTATATAAATGTCGCTTTCAGCCTAAAGCTATGGTGTAAGGAGTCTTAAAAAATCATcattcctttttatgcccccgaataaCTGTCAATGATACCGGCAAGGGGAGTttgacagtatagatagatagatataatgatcgcactgtctgtctgtccgtcacttttTGCGTTATGTTTCAAAAACGCTCATTACTTCTATGCCGCTTcaaatgtaacattcatatttggtatgcatgtgtatatggacaaggcctttccatacgctcacaaattttgacccctttgaccttaaacttagggtctgcgtttaggtttcgaaaaatgctcgttacttctatcaaagcgtttatcgggggaaGATGTCATCCTATGAAGAACGCTCTTGTTTGatgtttcaatttttatgccccccttagaagaagagggggtatattgctttgctcatgtcggtcggtctgtcggtctgtcggtccgtccaccaggtggttgtcagacgataactcaagaacgcttgggcctaggatcatgaaacttcataggtacattgatcatgactcgtagatgacccctattgattttaaggtcactaggtcaaaggtcaaggtcacggtgaccagaaatagtaaaatagtttttgaatgataactcaagaacgcatacgcctaggatcatgaaacttcatgggtagattgatcatgacttgcagatgacccctattgattttgaggtcactaggtcaaaggtcaaggtcacggtgacccgaaatagtaaaatggtttccggatgataacttaagaacgcatacgcctaggatcatgaaacttcataggtagattgatcatgactcgcagatgacccctattgattttgaggtcactaggtcaaaggtcaaggtcacggtgacccaaaatagtaaaagcgttttcggatgataactcaagaatgcatacgcctaggatcatgaaacttcataggtagattgataatgacttgcagatgacccctattgattttgaggtcacaaggtcaaaggtcacggtgacccgaaatagtaaaatgattttcggatgataactcaagaatgcttttgcctaggatcatgacacttcataggtacattgatcgtgactcgcagatgacccctattgattttcaggtcactaggtcaaaggtcaaggtcacagtgacaaaaatcgtattcacacaatggctgccactacaacggacagcccatatggggggcatgcatgttttacaaacagcccttgttaaaatttaacaacaataCAGCTCACTTTTACAAGTTCTCCTTTCTTGTGGAATTTCCCTTCTGCTTTCCAAAAGTCATGCTGATCTAGGTCAACACTGTAAGCATACACAATAATGCCAGCTTGTTTAGAACGAGGCTTGTATATGTGCATGTTTACAATTCCAGGTTTGGTCCTTACTTTGTGGAGCCAGTGGTGGCTGGTCTTGACCCCAAAACGAGTGAACCTTTCATAGCCAGCTTGGATCTCATTGGCTGTCCCATGGTGACAGAAGACTTCGTGGTGTCCGGAACCTGCAGTGAACAGATGTACGGAATGTGTGAGACACTCTACAAACCAAATCAGGTAAACTCTGAGTCCAGCCAGGTTAATCACATTCCTTCATTTTGGTAAGTTGGAGTTTAAACTATCCCTCACTTTGAAAAAGGTAaacttgaaatatttaattatcaAAACTTGATCCATTTTATGATCAAAATTGCAAATTATCAGCATTTttgtttttagcctattttagcagTTGTTAATTTTTTTCTGGTACATGGCATTTATAGGTCGCAATTGCTTATTATAGATTTAAAAAATTGGAAACTTAAATAGTCTTTTCTGAAACTGCATGGATCAGTGATTAAATTCTTGGTACATTGTATGTTACATTGTATATCATTCCTGTGcataatttgttcaaatcatgcatcTATTGTGGAAAACGGCCCGACCAGGATTCTCATGATTTACTTATACTTTTCTATAAAactaactttaaaaatctctCAAACAACAAGTCTTATagttgtaatgtatttttttttcggcATGTACCATTGCATGTTTGGCCTCTACCAAGGTTGTTTAATCATACTCATGAGGCAAAATTTCCCCCGTCCTGGATGTAATTTGCTTCCCGCATGTAAAAGCCCAGAGGATTGGTATTTGTAAGCTGGTCCTATTCCAAATTTGGTCACATCATGTCTCTGGGTCAAAATTTGCCATGCCCCTTGGAGTTACTGATGTCCCATATATTAATgtagtaaaaacttaaaaatctttTAGACTACTGGCATAGAGCATTGTGTGACCCtagatacatgtataaggtcTTAAGCATCATGATGTAGTCttaatagtttaaacatatttctttctTTTGGCAAGTGCTAATACACAACAGAATAGATATCAGAAtaggattgaaacgaaagaaataaCTCTTGTATAGTTTCTCTCCTTGGGATGTTTACACATTATGTGCAGTGTATTAGGAACAATAGAACTTAGTTGATGCTAGACATAGGAaatatgagtgataaatatacgCAGGTTTTGaaagaaatagaaaaaaaatagatAGGGAAAACATTAAGCAATTACCGGTAAGGTTGAAGGATTGTAGATGCGAGGCctaggattaaaaaaaaaactaatcatAACCGGATTATTAGGCAA encodes:
- the LOC127855993 gene encoding proteasome subunit beta type-3-like, producing the protein MSIMSYNGAAVMAMKGKECVAIAADRRFGIQAQTISTEFDKIFQMGPRLFVGLPGLATDVQTVAQRLKFRLNLYELKENRRVKPKTFLSMVSNLLYSRRFGPYFVEPVVAGLDPKTSEPFIASLDLIGCPMVTEDFVVSGTCSEQMYGMCETLYKPNQEPDDLFETISQCLLNAVDRDAVSGWGGVVYIIEKDKVTKRLLKGRMD